caatggTGAGAATAGTTATTGATTACTTCCTATAGACCAGCAGTTCCCAGtaattttggcaccagggacttgtttcatgaaagacaatttttccacagatgaGAGTCAAGGCGGGGAAGGGGATGGtatggggatgattcaagtgcattgcatttattgtgcactttatttctattattaaaacATCAGCTCCACCTGAGATCATTGGGCATTAGAtctcagaggttggggacccctgctctagacaATAATAAGTGCCAGGACCAAGCCTTTACCACAGACAGATTAAATGAGAACTTCTGTGGACCAAACACAGCCATCAGTACATTTTAAATGCTCCAGTTGATTATAATTATACAGAGTTGAGAATGATTGCTTTAGAGCCTGAAGTCTAGGGAAAAACTAAGAATTTTTGACACCTAATGACAACTCACATTTTTTATAGGAACTGacttcttgaaaaaaaattttctaactATGCATTATCCCACATTATTTTCACAACAACCGTAGCTCTTCATATcactaatttcttcatttttagatGCAGAACTTAACTTGTAACTCAGTGATACTGTTGTATCTACTATATCCACCTAAAATTGCATCAGTTTGAGATAGGTTATCATATGTTCACATTCCGTCAATATTTGGGCTTTGCATTGATGACAGGGGAATTTCATTTCTGAAGCAAAGTACATCTCCAACTACAAAATATGAATGCTAGTGCTTATTACCTACAGGATTGAGGTTCTCAGGCTTGAACCTGCCTCAGCCTCACCTGGAGACAGTACGGTACACAGATCACTGGGCCCCATCCCAGAGTTCCTCACTTGGTAGGTCTGGGGTgaggcctgagaatctgcatctCCAATGTCTTCAGGTGATACAAGCAATGCTGGTACAGGGACTAGACTTTAAGACCCACTGCTCTAGGATATTTCAGAGACATGAATGTGGTAAACGTTTTGGATCTTGCctcatttttcttctcatctcTATGACCTTTGAAATACTCAGTGTCTGATCTTCCTCCCAAaataatggactgtagcctacaatgctcctccatccactgggtttttccatgcaagagtactgaagtggggtgccatttccttctccagaggatcttcccaacccagggatcaaacctgggtctcccgcatcataggcagatgctttaccatctgagccaccagggaagtccataagggATCATTCATCCCAAAGGGTCCCAGAATCACTTAGCTGGCCCTAGATGCTCAAAACTAACTTCACCAAGCAGTGCAAGAAGCAGCCTTTTTTGCAGTTTTGTCTCATCCCCACAGGACCCCCAAACAGAGGGGAATGGCTACAGAAAATCACTCTACAGTGACAGAGTTCATTCTTCAGGGTTTGACAGAGCGACCAGAGCTCCAACTCCCACTCTTATTCCTCTTCCTTGGGATCTACTTGGTCACCATGATAGGGAACCTGGGTGtgataacactgatttgtctaaatGCTCACcttcacacccccatgtactattTCCTCAGCAACCTGTCCTTTGTGGATCTCTGCTACTCCTCTGTCATTACCCCTAAGATGCTGGTGAACTTTGTGTCAGAGAAGAACATCATCTCTTATGCAGAGTGCATGTCCCAGCTCTACTTGTTCCTGGTGTTTGTCATTGCTGAGTGTTACATGCTGacagtgatggcctatgaccgctatgttGCCATCTGCAGGCCTTTGTTTTACAACATCATCATGTCTCATCGAGTCTGCTCCCTGCTGATGGTTGGGGTTTATGCCATGGGATTCATTGGCTCAACTATAGAGACTGGCCTCATGTTGAAACAGTCCTACTGTAAGCACCTCATCAGTTATTACTTCTGTGAAATCCTCCCCATGATGAAGCTAACCTGCTCTAGCACCTACCATGTTGAGATGACAGTCTTCTTGTTGGCTGGATTCAACATCATAGTCACAAGCTTAACAGTCCTGATTTCCTATGCCTTCATCCTGTCCAGTATCCTCCACATCAGCACCACAGGGGGAAGGGCCAAAGCCTTCAATACGTGCAGCTCCCACTTTGCAGCTGTGGGGATTTTTTATGGAACAACCGCCTTCATGTACTTGAAACCCTCCACAGCCAGCTCCCTGGCCCAGGAGAATGTGGCCTCCGTGTTCTACACCACAGTgatccccatgctgaaccccctGATCTACAGCTTGAGGAATAAGGAGGTAAATGCTGCTGTGCAGAAAACTCTGAGAGGAAAACTGTTTTAAGGCaaatgttattattattctttctcaGTTTTAGAAATAAGTTGTTTGGGATCCCAGAGGGAAGACCTGTGAATGTTCACCCAGCTGGGATAGGAAACTGTCCCTTCTCTGGGTGACTGGGTGACTACTCCcgcctccttccctctttcttcccaccctctctttcctctcatTTATGTTTGAAGCCAGATGATGTTGAGTTCAAGTTTTCTGTCATTGAGAAACATTTTCTCTATtctgacactgaaagatgaactccccaggtcggtagctgcccaatatgcttctgcaaatcagtggagaaataactccagaaagaatgaaaagatggaatcaaagcaaaaacaacacccagttgtggatgtgactggtgatggaaccaaggtccaatgctgtaaagagcaatactgagtaggaacctggaaagttaggcccatgaatcaaagcaaattggaagtgattaaaaaggagtacgtcaaggctgtatattgtcaccctgtttatttaacttatatgcagagtacatcatgagaaatgctggactggaagaaacacagatggaatcaagattgctgggagaaacatcaataacctcagatatgcagatgacaccacccttatggcagaaagtgaagtggaactaaagagcttcttgatgaaagtgaaagaagagaatggaaaagctggcttaaagctcaacattcagaagacaaagatcatggcatctggtcccatcacttcatggcaaataggaagagaaacagtgaaaacagtggctgactttatctttgggggctccaaaatcactgcagatcgtgactgcagccatataattaaaagatgcttggaaggaaagttatgaccaacctagatagcatattaaaaagcagagacattactttaccaacaaagtcaatctagtcaaagctattgtttttccagtagtcatgtatggatgtgagagttgaactacaaagaaagatgactgccaaagaattgatgcttttgaactgttggagaagactctcgagagtcctttggacagcaatgagatcaaccattccatcttaaaggagatcagtcctgggtgttcattggaaggactgatactgaatctgaaactctagtactttggccacctgatgtgaagagctgactcatttgaaaagaccctgatgctgggaaaaattgaaggtgagaggagaaggggaccacagaggatgagatggttgcatggcatcaccgacacaatggacatgtgtttgagtaaactctgggagttggtgatggacagggaggcctggcgtgctacgattcatggggttgcaaagagtgggacacgactgagcagttgaactgaactaactgaactttCTACTGTCATTTAACATATGCTTTAAAGtttcacagactcacagacggAGAGCAAACAGTGGCTATGGGTTGGGGTGGTGGGGACAGACATCAAGGCCACGAGAGTAATCTCACAactacaatgtataaaataaattacgAATAAGGATGTatggtacagcacagggaaataaacCCATTATTTATACTAACTTTAAATGCAGtaactataaaaatactgaatgacTATGCTGTATGTCTGAAAGTAATatagtaaatcaactacatttcatttaaaattgaacTTTCATCGTTGGCTTTTAGagtcagtttctttttctaatcttttaGTTTAGAAATGATCATAATTTAGTTTTTCTGTGTAGAAAATATTGCTCAAACCAGTTCCTCCTTCTATGCATTTGGGAATACACAAAGCAGAGAGAGATGAATTTGAGAGTTTTCACCAGGAAGTAATACTTGGAGCTTTCTCATCTAGACTTCCTCATCTCCCCTCTTCCACTCCTGTCTACTTATTTCTGCCCAAGAACTTCTACCTGATCCCTTTATGTGACTTTCTAATCACCGTAATAATAATGCCAGCCGCTACCACGTTTGGGGCACCTACTCTGAACCACACAGTTCTTCTAAACACTTTGTGTGCCTTATTAAATTACACTTCACAACAGTTAGATACCACTGTCTTCCCCATTTCACTGTAGAATTTGGTATAGTaaattgctcaaggtcacatagctggtaAACAAAGACATGGGGATTCAAATCCAAGTATAAGtgactccagagcccacactctCAGCTCTCAGTCATCATGCCCTTTGCTTTAGGTTGGTGTTCCCTCTTAACGGTCTTTAAATCCTGCCCTAATTGTACTTTTCCAATTTCAAAGGCTTCTTGAAATCAGCTCCTCAGGTTCTCAACTTTCatcttccctaatttcttcacatGTATAGGCAACTTCTTTTTGTATCTAATGAAACTTTATGCCGGAGTGACCAGCTCACCAGTTCACCAGACACTTTACCAGTTTTAGTGCTGGAAGCCCCCACCCTTGGAAACccctcagttccagaaaaaaaaaaaatatgattggTCCCCAGATTACACATTGTTGCAACTCTCTTGTCCTGCTTAATTAACTGATTCATCTACTGTGGACCTCGTTCAGTTAATACAGTGGCAATAGAACCAAATTTCTCTCCACTCTTCTTGCTTTATCCAATAGCGAGGATACATGTTTTAGACTCAGCTGACTGATATAATGCACAAGACTGATAGAGACTTCTTAACATTTCTAGCTAGTTTTGGCATTGTCTCATATCAATCAGTAGTCTACTATCAGAAATGGGTATAACTCTAGTGTTCTTAAGCAGAAAGGCAGTGAATACAGGGACTGACTTGCTTACAATTTATTGAATGGCTAGGAAAGGGTGAGGCTGCCTGCAAAGTGACTTCACAATAGATAACACCCACAGCTGCCATTATGACCACTGCCACATGTAAAATGGCCCTCATACTCACAAAACTATTAATAAACAGCTGGGCTCAGATAAAGCATTACCTGGAAATTTGTTAAAGAATCAAATTCCAGGTTTCTGCTGCCAGAAAACCATGCTAAAAGAAGCCCTGTCCACAGTCACAGCTTGCCCCCATCCACCTCACAGCTCTTCTTCTATCCCGCTCCACACTCAAGGTATCCATCCATACTTTGACACACATCCATTCCCTGGCCATCCTTTGCTCTGGGGCTGAACAGTCAGCTATGTGGGCTTCCTCTGGACAATGGCTTTTGGGAAGAGTCCCATCAGCAAGAACAGGGTATGCAGGCATGGAATTCTGTATCCCAACACTGAGAACAAAGACCAGAAGGAGATGCACAGACTCTGATGGACACCCCTTGGGTCCATCCGCACCCTGGGGAGGGAGACAGCCAGAGAAGGGCCAAGGACAGGTACCTCTCACTCAGTATGAGGTTACTATGACTACTGTGCAGAGAGGTGACCTTGCCTGTATGTTTGTCCATGGCTGCTGCTTCTCTCCCCAGCTGGAAAGTCCCACAGTTACTATGTTTGTGTCCCTTATATTACAGTTTACAAAGCATCTTCATTTTTAGAGTGAATTTcaatttatatgcagaaaacCATTCTTTGTGGGAAAGTCATATTAAATTGAAGACATATTTTATTTCAGCTTTCTTGGAGTACAGTATTTTTTCCCTTATTATGAGTggcatggagcttcccaggtagctcagctggtaaagaagctacctgcagtgcaggagaccccagttcaattactgggttgggaagatcccctgcagaagggataggctacccactccagtatgcttgggcttccctggtggttcaggtggtgaagaatccacttgcaatgcaggagaactgggtttgatccctgggttgggaagatgccctggaggagggcatggtattATGCTTCCCtatggctccatggtaaagaatctgcctgtgatgtgggagacatgggttcaatccctgcattgggaggatcccctggagaagggaacagctactcactctagtattctggcctggaaaagttcacggactgtatagtccagggggtcacaaagagtcagacaagacagtgactttcacacacacgaGTGGCATagtgttttatttaaaagaaaagaaggctACGTGAGTGcgtattttgtcttttcattcatttttaataccATTAGAGACAGAAGGACTATATACACAGAGAGTGCTCTCTGAGATGTGTCCTCTGAGAAGTGCAAACAGCCTAAACCTCAAAGGGCATGTTCTTTTTTGCCTATAATTGACAAtgctgtagggcttccctgatggctcagatggtaaaaaatactgcaatgttggagacctgggtttgatctttgggttgggaagatcccctggaggagggaatagcaacccactccagtattctttcttgccttggaaatcccatagaggagcctggggttgcaaagagtcagatatgactgagtgactaacacttggcAATGCTGTATcgtatacttaaaattttactaATAGAGTGGATCTTGTTTTAAGTGATCTTATCACAAggaaaataacaataaagaaagagggaaggagggatggaggaagaaaaaggaaatttttagaGATGATGCTCATGTTTTCGACATTGATTATGGTGAGAGTTTCACAGGTGTATACTTCTCTCCAGAATCAAGTTGTATACATCATGCACAGCTTTGTGgatgtcaatcatacctcaataaaaatggtTCTTTATAAAAATGAGGAAAGCATATTAATACTCAAAGTCAATCAGTAATCACAATCTTGTAGATCATCTATATACCATttacaaataaaagaaatcagattAAGTCACATGTCCAAAGTGTGGAATATCCTCCTCTATCCCTGAACTCAAGCAGCCACTGACTTACTCTCTATCAATATACTATCTATCAATATAACAATTGATTAGTTATGACTGATTAGAGGATACAATATGTACCCTTTTGTGTCTGGTATGTTTTGCTCAACACAGTCCCTTAAATTCCTTCATTTTGTTGTGTGTATTAGTTATACATTTCTTTTTGATTAGTAGTAATTTTTTCTTGAATATATCAGGCAATAAATTACTTGGATAAATATCCAAGAGTGGAATTGTTTGGTGATAGAACTGTTTATGTCTATCataaacttcccaggtggctcacctataaagaatctgccctcagtgcaggagacactgggagatgctggttcgattccagggtcaggaagatcccctgaaggagggcatgacaacccactccagtattcttgcctggagaatcccatgaacagaggagcctggcaggctacagtccatggggtcgcaacgagtcggacacaactgaagcaactgagcatgagcatgaGACCAGTTTATTAGAAACTGCccaacaattttttttgtttgtttggttggttggttttcttttttttttttaatttattttactttacaatattgtattggttttgccatacatcaacatgaatccaccatggttgtacacgtgttcccaatcctgaacccccctcccgcctccctccccataccatccctctgggtcatcccagtgcaccagccccaagcatcctgtatcctgcaccaAACCTAGACTGCGATTCGTTTctaatatgatattgtacatgtttcaatgcccaacaatttttaaagaaaggtcTGATTTCATTTTCCAACAGCAGTGTATGAGAGGTTCACTTGCTCTGCATTCTCAACAAACTTGATATTGTCAGATTAACATCTCCAGTGAATACATAGTGCTCTCTCAGtgtgttttcaatttcatttaacTAATACCTAATGATAATCAGCAAATTTTCATATGTACcctgattattttaaattcttctttataGTGTCTATCCAAACTTTTGGTTCACTTTTAATTAGTTGTCTTCTTGATTAGTGAATTTATCAGAGCTCTCATATGATCTGAATACAGGTACTTAGACACATCTTCCCCTTTCTGTCTTGTCTTTTCACCTCTTCAGCAGTCTATTTCAAAGAATAGAATGTTTTATTCTTAAGTCCAGTTGTCAGATTTTGTCTTTTATGGTGGGTACTTTTGTGCTTATTCTAAAATCCCATAGCCTGTGCCAACATCatgataattttccttttttcccagaaggcttaaagacttaaatctCATATCTGTTTAGTTACAACTTTTTAACATGAAAGAAATTTAACATATACAAAGTAAACAGAATAGTTTGCTAAATACTCATATTCCCAACACCCAGCTcaacaattatttatattttatgcttCTTTGATTATCTCTACCTCCACCcaacaaatatagtatattttaGCCATTGTATCTTCGAGTATTTTTGTTTCCTCCCTTACTTCTAGGATTCTAATTACACAGGTGTTGAGACCACTTGAGATTGTTCTACATATTATGGAATTTGTTCTGTCATTGAACTTCCTTTCTTCAATGTCTAATCTGCTATTAAGTCCATCCaaaaatttttcctttatatttttcatctctgaaagtacactttaattcttttttataccTTTCATGTTTCTTTACATTATGTTCACATCTTCTT
This window of the Capra hircus breed San Clemente chromosome 29, ASM170441v1, whole genome shotgun sequence genome carries:
- the LOC102179739 gene encoding olfactory receptor 8A1-like, with the protein product MATENHSTVTEFILQGLTERPELQLPLLFLFLGIYLVTMIGNLGVITLICLNAHLHTPMYYFLSNLSFVDLCYSSVITPKMLVNFVSEKNIISYAECMSQLYLFLVFVIAECYMLTVMAYDRYVAICRPLFYNIIMSHRVCSLLMVGVYAMGFIGSTIETGLMLKQSYCKHLISYYFCEILPMMKLTCSSTYHVEMTVFLLAGFNIIVTSLTVLISYAFILSSILHISTTGGRAKAFNTCSSHFAAVGIFYGTTAFMYLKPSTASSLAQENVASVFYTTVIPMLNPLIYSLRNKEVNAAVQKTLRGKLF